GCCGGTGATGCGGCGAACGATCTCTTCCTCGGGTACCACAAGTGACACGACCCGGTCGAGACCGTCCTCACCAAGCAGTTCATCGAGAGCCAGCGCCTGGCACCTGGTGCGTGGGAAACCGTCGAGGATGAAGCCTTTAGCCATGTCTTCACGTTCGAGCCGGTCGGCCAGCATGGCGACGACCAGGTCGTCGGGGACCAGGTTCCCGGCCTCCATCATGGTTTTCGCCTTCCGACCGAGTTCGGTGCCGCGAGCGACGTGGTCGCGCAGCATGTTGCCCGTGGAGATATGGCCGATGCCCAGATCCGAAGCGATCATTACGGCTTGGGTTCCCTTGCCTGCTCCGGGCGGTCCGAGAAACAGGTATCTGCGACCCATCCGATCACCACGCACGCTCGGCGAGCGCACACTCGCTCACGTCAGGAACCCTTCGTAGTTCCTCATCGTCAGCTGGCTTTCGATCTGCTTCATCGTCTCCAGGGCCACTCCGACCACGATGAGGATGGATACGCCACTGAATCCGACCGGCACATTGAAGATCGCACTCGCGATCGCAGGCAGGACGGAGACGATGGCAAGGAACAGCGATCCCGGCAGCGTGATCCGGTTGAGGATGTGTCCGAGGTGCCGTGCGGTCTGGCTGCCGGGACGCACACCGGGGATGAACCCACCTTGACGCTGGATGAGCTCGGCCTGACGGACGGGGTCGAACTGAATGGCCGTATAGAAGTACGTGAAGAAGATGATCAGGACGAACAACAAGAAGATATAGAACGTACTCGTCCCGGCACTGTTGCCGATGTTGATGCTGATCCAGTTTCGAAGCGAGGCGAGGAATGCTCCTTTGTCCGTTGGTATCGCCGTCGCGATGAGGACGGGGAAGTACATGACCGAGGTGGCAAAGATGACCGGGATAACTCCGGCCGTATTGACCTTGAGCGGAATATAGGTGCTCTGTCCACCCAGCACTCGCCGGCCGCGCACGCGCTTGGCGAACTGGATGGGAATCCGGCGCTGGCCCTGCTCGACGTAGATGATCCCGACGATCAGCACCAGGAACACCAGCATGAAGACCGCAAAGATCGATGCACCACCGGATCGACCGTTTCCCAGGGTGTTGGCCCAGATCTGCGAGAAGCTGGCCGGCAGCCGAGAGGCGATCGCGATGAAGATGATCAGGGACATGCCGTTACCGACTCCCCGTTCGGTGATCAGTTCACCGAGCCACATGATGAATGCCGTGCCGGCGGTCATCGTCAACACGATGAGGGCTACGCGTGCCGGCGTGTAGATGGGAATCAAAGGGATGCCCTGGGTGAGCGTTCCGGCGCTGAACAGGAACGTGAGACCGGTCGACTGCAGCAGCGCCAGCACGACCGTTATATACCGGGTCCACTGGGTGATCACCTTCTGACCCGTCTCACCTTCGTCCTGCAGTGCCTGCAGCTTCGGGATCACGACGGCGAGCAACTGCATGATGATCGCCGCGGTGATGTACGGCATGATGCCGAGGCTGAACACCGAGAAGCGCTGTAACGCTCCGCCGGAGAACAGGTTCAGCAGGCCGAGAATACCGGCCTGCTGCTGATTCGCGGCCAGCTTCTGCACCGCGCTGAGGCTCACCCCGGGAACGGGAATGGCCCCCCCGAGGCGGTATACGGCGAAGATGAACAGCGTGAACAAGATCTTTCCACGAAGATCGGCGATCTTGAACATGTTCCGGTAGATAGAAAGCATCTCAGAGACTCCGCTAGCGCTCGATGACTTCGACCGTGCCTCCAGCGGCCTCGATCTTCGCGACCGCCGACTTGCTGAAGGCGTGTGCCTGGACGGTGAGCGCTCTCGTGATCTCGCCTTCGCCGAGCACCTTGACACGCCCGCGCTTCTTGACCATGCCCCGCGATTTCAGTTCCTCCGGGGTCACGGTCGTACCCTTGGAGAACACTTCCAGTGCCTCGACATTGATAACCGCGAAGTACTCCTTGTTCGGGTTCGTGAAACCGCGCATCTTGGGAAGCCGCCGCGTGAGGGGCATCTGCCCACCCTCGAAGCCGATCCGAAGTTTGTTCCTCGCCTTCAGCCCCTTGGTTCCCCTGCCCGCGGTCTTTCCGCGCCGACCGCCCTCGCCCCGACCCACCCGACGTTTGGGCCGTTTCGAGCCGGGCGCAGGGCGCAGGTGATGGAGTTGAAGCTTCGTGATCTTCTCTTCGTCAGCCATATCAGTTCTCTGTCCTCGGTTCGCAGTTCTCGGTCCCTCGTCGCATCGACCGATAACCGATTACTTGTCCTCTTCAACCTTCACGAGATGTCGCACCTTGTGCAACATCCCGCGAACTGCAGGAGTGTCCTCGTGCCGGACCGTCTGGTGCATGCGCCGCAGTCCGAGACTCCGAACCGTCGCGCGATTCTTCGGTTTCTGTCCGATCGTGCTCTTGACGAGCGTCACGGTGAGCGTCTGCTTCGCCATCAGTCCGAGCCTCCGGCCCTTCGCAGTTCGGCCGAGCGGTAGGCGGCGAGAAGCCCGGGCGGTGCTATATCTTCCGGACGCTTGCCTCGCGCGGCGGCAACGGCCTCGGGGCGCATCTGAGAGAGCAGGCCGTTCATCGTCGCCTTGGCGACGTTGAGATGGGTCGGCGAGCCGAGCGACTTGGCCAGAGCATCCTGAACCCCTGCCGCTTCGAGCACCTGCCTGACCGCTCCCCCGGCGATCACACCGGTACCGGGAGAGGCCGGTTTCAGCAGAACTCGAGACGCGCCCTGCACTCCGATGACCTTGTGGATCAGAGTCGAACCGGCCATCGGGATGGCAACCATGCTCTTGCGAGCTTCTTCCATGCCCTTCTGGATCGCCGCCGGCACTTCCTTGGCCTTGCCGTAGCCGATGCCCACCTTGCCGCGGCCATCCCCGACGACCACAAGTGCCGTGAACGAGAACCTCCGGCCACCTTTGACGACCTTGGCTACCCGGTTGATCTGTACGACACGCTCGTCGAGTTGTTGCTGCGTTTCAGCCATTACCTGCTCCTAGAACTTCAGCCCGGCTTCGCGTCCGCCAATGCCTTCACCCGCCCGTGGAATGGGAATCCGCCGCGGTCGAAGACGACCTCGGTGATGTCGGCTTTCGCGGCACGCTGTGCGAGCAACGCTCCCACCTCTCCAGCCGTATCTCTGTTCAGCGTCTTGCCTCGAAGCGCCTTCTCCTGCGAAGACGCTGCCGCAAGAGTCCGTCCTGCATCATCGTCGATCACCTGTGCGTAGATGTACCGGTTGCTGCGAAAGACGGCCACCCTGGGACGTTCACTCGTCCCACGCAATGTCTTGCGAACCCGCCGATGTCGGCGGCGACGCGCCTCTTCTCGTGAACCTCTCATCGGGCAACTCCTGCCTTCCCGGCCTTCCTGCGCACGTACTCGTCGACGTACCTGATGCCTTTCCCCTTGTACGGCTCCGGAGGCCGGACCTTGCGGATATTCGCGGCCACCTGGCCGACGAGTTCCTTGTCGATGCCCGACACGACCACGTGGGTCGGGTTCGGGATCTCAAAGCTCACTCCGGCCGGGGCCTCGATACGCACAGGGTGGCTGAAGCCGACCTGCAACTCGATGACGGCCCCCTGAAGATTCGCGCGGTAGCCGACGCCGACGATGGAGAGCTCCTTACGGAAGCCCTGTGTGACGCCGATCACCATGTTGGCGAGCAGCGCACGTGACAGGCCGTGCAACGCACGGGACTCCCGCTGGTCGTCCAAGCGTTCCACTTTGGCCACATCATCTTCGACGGTGATACGAACCTTTTCATGAAACGTGCGCTCGAGCGTACCTTTCGGACCCTTTACCGAGACACGCCGACCGTCGACGATGACGTCGACGCCCTGCGGGATCGGGATGGGTGCCTTACCGACGCGACTCATCTCACCACACCTCACACATGATCTCGCCGCCGAGACGGCGCCGACGCGCCTCCCTGTCGGGCAGCAGGCCCTGCGACGTCGAAATGACCATGACACCAAGTCCTCCGTGGGAACGCGGTAGGTCACTTGCACCGCTGTAGATCCGCCTTCCCGGCTTCGACACCCGTCGAATCCCCTGGATCACGCGAGAGCGACCCGTTCCGTATTTCATTTGCAGAACGAGTTCCCGCCGAACGCCCGCCTCACGGCTTTCGAACCCCTCGATGAACCCTTCGGCTGCAAGGATGCTCGCAACCTGTTGCTTCAGCTTTGATGACGGCATGGCGACGACGGCCTTTCCCGCCTGGTTGGCGTTGCGGATCCGTGTCAGCATGTCGGCAATGGGATCGGTCATCATGATTACCACGAAGCCTTTCTCACGCCGGGGAGCTCACCTCTGGATGCGAGTTGGCGCACACAAATGCGACACATGCCGAAGTCGCGCATGTACGCTCGCGGCCGACCGCACCGTTGACATCGGTGGTACTCCCGCACCTTGAACTTCGGCTTTCTCTTCGCCTTTGCGATCAGACTCTTCTTCGCCATTCGCTCCCTCGTTTCAAACCTTTGCGTCCTGCCTACGGAACGGGAACCCGAACGCATCCAGGAGAGCCCGCGCACCTTCGTCTGTCTCGGCGCTCGTGCAGATCGTGATGTCCATACCGCGGATCGACGTCACCTTGTCGTAGTCGACCTCAGGAAAGATCAGCTGCTCGGTCACGCCGAACGAGTAATCGCCACGCCCGTCGAACGACTTCGGGTTCAGTCCCCGGAAATCTCTGATCCTCGGAATCGCGATCGCGATGAGGCGGTCCAGGAACTCCCACATGTAGTCGCCACGCAGTGTCACGGATGCGCCCACGGGCATCCCTTGCCGGATCTTGAAGCCGGCGATCGACTTCTTCGCCCGGTTGAGCCGCGGCTTCTGCCCCGTGATGACCGCGAGCTCTTCCATGGCCGCATCGACCTGCTTGGAGTCGGTTGCACCTTCACCGACGCCCATGTTGACGACGATCTTCTCGAACCTCGGCACGCGCATCGTGTTGCCGCTGCCCAGCTGTTTCCCGAGCGCGGAGACAACCTCTTGCATGTACTTCTGCTTCAACCGTGGGGTCACAGCTCACCTCCGCATTTGACGCAGACGCGGTACTTGATCCCGTCCTCGTCCACCTTGTATCCGATGCGCGTGGGACCACAGTCGTCACAGAGGATCATCACGTTGGAGGAGTCGATGGGCATGTCCTTGTCGATAATGCCACCCTGCATGGTTTGTCCTTGCGGGCGTTGGTGTTTGCGAGCGGTGTTCACACCCTCGACAATCACCTTGTCCTTCTTGTTGATGACTCGAGCAACGCGACCTTCCACACCGGCGTCCTTGCCGGTGATGACCTGCACCTTGTCACCTTGTCGAAGTCGCATCACAGCACCTCCGGCGCCAGGGAGATGATGCGCATGTACTTCTTCTCGCGGAGCTCACGGGCCACAGGGCCGAAGATCCGGGTTCCACGCGGCTGGCTGTTGTTGTCGATGATCACACAGGCGTTGTCGTCGAAACGGATGTACGTTCCGTCCTTGCGCCGGTAACCCTTCGCGGTCCTCACGACGACGGCCTTCACGACCTCGCCCCGTTTCACCGCTCCTCCGGGAATGGCATCCTTGACGGTCCCGACAATCGTGTCGCCGAGGCCGGCGTAGCGCCGTTTCGACCCGCCCATCACGCGGATACACAGCAGCTCCTTCGCACCGCTGTTGTCCGCAACCCTGAGCCTCGACTCCTGCTGAATCATCGCGCCCGCTCCACGATCTCGACAACCCTCCACCGCTTCGTCTTCGAGAGCGGTCTGGTCTCCATGATTCGTACCGTGTCGCCTGTGCGCGCATCGTTGGCCGCGTTGTGGACGTGGTACTTCTTGCGCCGGCGAACGATCTTGTCGTAGCGTGGATGACGGACCTGCTGCTGGACCTCAACGGTCACCGTCTCGTCTCTCTTATCTGAGATGACCACGCCGACGCGCGCTTTGCGTCGTGCTCGATCCTCCATCACACACCTTCCTCGGCTGCGGCCTGCTCTCGCCAGGCCTGAATCTCCTGCTCCCGCATCACGGTCAGAATGCGAGCAATGTCTTTGCGAATCTGGCGGATTTGTGACGCGTCGTCCAGCTGGTTCGTGGCCAGTTGAAAACGCAGATTGAAGAGCTCAGCCTTCGCCTCCGCGAGCTTATCTTCGAGTTCGAGAGCGGTGAGCTCACGCAAGTCGATAGCTTTCACGTGTCCTCCCGAGTCACGAACTTCGTTTTGATGGGGAGCTTGTGTCCCGCTCGACGCATCGCCTCACGCGCCAGTTCCTCCGAAACACCGGAGAGCTCGAACATGATTCGACCCGGTTTCACCACGGCAACCCAGAACTCGGGGTTGCCTTTCCCCGATCCCATCCGGGTCTCGGCCGGCTTCTGTGTCACAGGCTTGTCGGGGAAGATGGTGATCCATACCTTCCCCCCGCGACGAATCGTCCTGGTGATGGCCACACGGGCAGACTCGATCTGTCTCGCGGTGATCCAACCGACCTCGACGGCCTTGAGCCCGTAGTCACCGAACGAGACACTCGTTCCGCCCTTTGCCGTGCCCGTCCTGCGGCCACGATGTACCTTCCGGTACTTGGTGCGCTTCGGCATCAGCATGGCCTACTCGCCCTCCTCGTCGGCCTGCGCCTTTTCGGCGACGGCCGGCTCGACCACGGCCTGCTCGAGCTCGGGGGCTTCTTCGGCCTCGACCTTCGCAGGGGCGCCTTCGACCGGTTTCTCGACCTCGACGGTCTCGGTTACATCGGATGTCGCCTCTTCGACGACGGCGCCTTCAAAGCTCTTCGTCTCGAGAGCGGCGCTTTCCTCGGAGAGTGCGGTCTCGACGATCACCGGACCTTCGGTATCTTCGATGTCCTCGCGATATGCGCTCTCGGCTTCCTCGCTGGAGACCTTCTTCGGCCCGCCGGCCTCGACGACCCGCTTGCCTTCCTTGCGCTTGCCGCCACCGCTATCGACGACCCTCCGGCCGCCGCCGGCCTCGATGACCCGGCGTTTCTTGCGTCCTCCAACGGCCTCTTCGGCTCGCGCCTTGGCAGGCGTGACTCTTCCGGGCTTGCCCGATGCCATCGCGATCTCGGCGGCGAGCTTCTCCCGCGTCGCTTTCAGCGATGCGACGAGATCACCCTTGTACGTCCACACCTTCACGCCGACGGCACCTACGGTCGTGCGTGCCGTCGCCGTGCCGTAATCGATGTCGGCCCGAAGCGTATGCAGCGGCACTCTGCCTTCCCGATACCACTCCCGCCGGCCCATGTCCGAGCCGCCGAGGCGCCCACTGCACTCGACCCGGACGCCCTGCACGCCGGCTTTCATCGCGGCGGCGACCGTGCGTTTCATGGCCCTTCGGAAGGAGACTCGGCCCTCCAACTGATCCGCAACGCTGCGTGCCAGCAGTTGAGCATCCTGATCGGGATCGCGTACTTCGATCACGTTGTACTTGACTCTGCGGCCCGTCAGCTTCTCCAACCCGGCCCGAATCCGCTCTGCCTCTGTGCCGCGGCGCCCGATCACCACGCCCGGACGCGCCGTGTGCACTTCGATGACGACCTTGTCACGAGTTCGCTCGATCTCGATGCGAGAGATCGCGCCACGAGGCAGTTCCCTGTTCACGTACTCGCGGATCTTCCAGTCTTCGTTGACAAGCTCGACGTAGTCCTTGTCGCTGTACCAGTGCGACTTCCAGTCGGTCACAACACCGAGGCGGAACGCATAGGGATGTGTTTTCTGGCCCATTACGCCTCGCTCTCTTCGGTCACGACAATGGTGATATGGCTGGTGCGCTTGAGGATGCGGGTAGCCCGTCCGCGAGCACGGGGGCGCCACCGCTTCAATGTGGGACCCTCGTTTGCATACGCCTCCGCGACCACCAGCTCATCGGCATCGAGCGAATGGTTGTGCTCGGCGTTGGCCACTGCCGAG
The genomic region above belongs to Actinomycetota bacterium and contains:
- the rplO gene encoding 50S ribosomal protein L15; its protein translation is MADEEKITKLQLHHLRPAPGSKRPKRRVGRGEGGRRGKTAGRGTKGLKARNKLRIGFEGGQMPLTRRLPKMRGFTNPNKEYFAVINVEALEVFSKGTTVTPEELKSRGMVKKRGRVKVLGEGEITRALTVQAHAFSKSAVAKIEAAGGTVEVIER
- a CDS encoding adenylate kinase, giving the protein MGRRYLFLGPPGAGKGTQAVMIASDLGIGHISTGNMLRDHVARGTELGRKAKTMMEAGNLVPDDLVVAMLADRLEREDMAKGFILDGFPRTRCQALALDELLGEDGLDRVVSLVVPEEEIVRRITGRRSCAEGHVYHVTDRPPKVEGVCDVDGLPLFQRSDDTEEVVRNRLAIYRMNTAPLIDYYADILVEVDGVGSVDDIRSRIIEVL
- a CDS encoding 50S ribosomal protein L18; this encodes MRGSREEARRRRHRRVRKTLRGTSERPRVAVFRSNRYIYAQVIDDDAGRTLAAASSQEKALRGKTLNRDTAGEVGALLAQRAAKADITEVVFDRGGFPFHGRVKALADAKPG
- the rpsQ gene encoding 30S ribosomal protein S17, coding for MEDRARRKARVGVVISDKRDETVTVEVQQQVRHPRYDKIVRRRKKYHVHNAANDARTGDTVRIMETRPLSKTKRWRVVEIVERAR
- a CDS encoding type Z 30S ribosomal protein S14, producing the protein MAKKSLIAKAKRKPKFKVREYHRCQRCGRPRAYMRDFGMCRICVRQLASRGELPGVRKASW
- the rplN gene encoding 50S ribosomal protein L14 — protein: MIQQESRLRVADNSGAKELLCIRVMGGSKRRYAGLGDTIVGTVKDAIPGGAVKRGEVVKAVVVRTAKGYRRKDGTYIRFDDNACVIIDNNSQPRGTRIFGPVARELREKKYMRIISLAPEVL
- the rpsH gene encoding 30S ribosomal protein S8, coding for MMMTDPIADMLTRIRNANQAGKAVVAMPSSKLKQQVASILAAEGFIEGFESREAGVRRELVLQMKYGTGRSRVIQGIRRVSKPGRRIYSGASDLPRSHGGLGVMVISTSQGLLPDREARRRRLGGEIMCEVW
- the rplF gene encoding 50S ribosomal protein L6; this encodes MSRVGKAPIPIPQGVDVIVDGRRVSVKGPKGTLERTFHEKVRITVEDDVAKVERLDDQRESRALHGLSRALLANMVIGVTQGFRKELSIVGVGYRANLQGAVIELQVGFSHPVRIEAPAGVSFEIPNPTHVVVSGIDKELVGQVAANIRKVRPPEPYKGKGIRYVDEYVRRKAGKAGVAR
- the rpsE gene encoding 30S ribosomal protein S5, with product MAETQQQLDERVVQINRVAKVVKGGRRFSFTALVVVGDGRGKVGIGYGKAKEVPAAIQKGMEEARKSMVAIPMAGSTLIHKVIGVQGASRVLLKPASPGTGVIAGGAVRQVLEAAGVQDALAKSLGSPTHLNVAKATMNGLLSQMRPEAVAAARGKRPEDIAPPGLLAAYRSAELRRAGGSD
- the rpmC gene encoding 50S ribosomal protein L29; the encoded protein is MKAIDLRELTALELEDKLAEAKAELFNLRFQLATNQLDDASQIRQIRKDIARILTVMREQEIQAWREQAAAEEGV
- the secY gene encoding preprotein translocase subunit SecY codes for the protein MLSIYRNMFKIADLRGKILFTLFIFAVYRLGGAIPVPGVSLSAVQKLAANQQQAGILGLLNLFSGGALQRFSVFSLGIMPYITAAIIMQLLAVVIPKLQALQDEGETGQKVITQWTRYITVVLALLQSTGLTFLFSAGTLTQGIPLIPIYTPARVALIVLTMTAGTAFIMWLGELITERGVGNGMSLIIFIAIASRLPASFSQIWANTLGNGRSGGASIFAVFMLVFLVLIVGIIYVEQGQRRIPIQFAKRVRGRRVLGGQSTYIPLKVNTAGVIPVIFATSVMYFPVLIATAIPTDKGAFLASLRNWISINIGNSAGTSTFYIFLLFVLIIFFTYFYTAIQFDPVRQAELIQRQGGFIPGVRPGSQTARHLGHILNRITLPGSLFLAIVSVLPAIASAIFNVPVGFSGVSILIVVGVALETMKQIESQLTMRNYEGFLT
- a CDS encoding 50S ribosomal protein L24, whose amino-acid sequence is MRLRQGDKVQVITGKDAGVEGRVARVINKKDKVIVEGVNTARKHQRPQGQTMQGGIIDKDMPIDSSNVMILCDDCGPTRIGYKVDEDGIKYRVCVKCGGEL
- the rplV gene encoding 50S ribosomal protein L22, with the translated sequence MKVRAEAKYIRQSPYKVRRVLDLVRGLPVEEARHVLAFTERRAADTVRKVLDSAVANAEHNHSLDADELVVAEAYANEGPTLKRWRPRARGRATRILKRTSHITIVVTEESEA
- the rplP gene encoding 50S ribosomal protein L16; this encodes MLMPKRTKYRKVHRGRRTGTAKGGTSVSFGDYGLKAVEVGWITARQIESARVAITRTIRRGGKVWITIFPDKPVTQKPAETRMGSGKGNPEFWVAVVKPGRIMFELSGVSEELAREAMRRAGHKLPIKTKFVTREDT
- the rplE gene encoding 50S ribosomal protein L5, whose protein sequence is MQEVVSALGKQLGSGNTMRVPRFEKIVVNMGVGEGATDSKQVDAAMEELAVITGQKPRLNRAKKSIAGFKIRQGMPVGASVTLRGDYMWEFLDRLIAIAIPRIRDFRGLNPKSFDGRGDYSFGVTEQLIFPEVDYDKVTSIRGMDITICTSAETDEGARALLDAFGFPFRRQDAKV
- the rpmD gene encoding 50S ribosomal protein L30 is translated as MAKQTLTVTLVKSTIGQKPKNRATVRSLGLRRMHQTVRHEDTPAVRGMLHKVRHLVKVEEDK